Part of the Halopseudomonas maritima genome, GCTGGAGGTATCAGAAGTGCGAATGCTGACATGAGTAACGACAAAGGGAGTGAAAAACTCCCTCGCCGGAAGACCAAGGGTTCCTGCGCAACGTTAATCGACGCAGGGTGAGTCGACCCCTAAGGCGAGGCCGAAAGGCGTAGTCGATGGGAAACGGGTTAATATTCCCGTACTTCTAGTTACTGCGATGGAGGGACGGAGAAGGCTAGGCCAGCACGGCGTTGGTTGTCCGTGTTTAAGGTTGTAGGCTGAGTGCTTAGGTAAATCCGGGCGCTTAAGGCCGAGAGCTGATGACGAGTGTTCTTTTGAACGCGAAGTGGTTGATGCCATGCTTCCAGGAAAAGCTTCTAAGCTTCAGGTAACTAGAAATCGTACCCCAAACCGACACAGGTGGTCAGGTAGAGAATACCAAGGCGCTTGAGAGAACTCGGGTGAAGGAACTAGGCAAAATGGCACCGTAACTTCGGGAGAAGGTGCGCCGATGAGGGTGAAGCATTTACTGCGTAAGCCCATGTCGGTCGAAGATACCAGGCCGCTGCAACTGTTTATTAAAAACATAGCACTCTGCAAACACGAAAGTGGACGTATAGGGTGTGACGCCTGCCCGGTGCCGGAAGGTTAATTGATGGGGTTAGCTTCGGCGAAGCTCTTGATCGAAGCCCCGGTAAACGGCGGCCGTAACTATAACGGTCCTAAGGTAGCGAAATTCCTTGTCGGGTAAGTTCCGACCTGCACGAATGGCGTAATGATGGCGGCGCTGTCTCCACCCGAGACTCAGTGAAATTGAAATCGCTGTGAAGATGCAGTGTATCCGCGGCTAGACGGAAAGACCCCGTGAACCTTTACTATAGCTTTGCACTGGACTTTGAATTTGTTTGTGTAGGATAGGTGGGAGGCTTTGAAGCGTGGACGCCAGTCTGCGTGGAGCCAACCTTGAAATACCACCCTGGCAACTTTGAGGTTCTAACTCTGGTCCGTTATCCGGATCGAGGACAGTGTATGGTGGGTAGTTTGACTGGGGCGGTCTCCTCCCAAAGAGTAACGGAGGAGTACGAAGGTGCGCTCAGCACGGTCGGAAATCGTGCGTAGAGTATAAAGGCAAAAGCGCGCTTGACTGCGAGACCAACACGTCGAGCAGGTACGAAAGTAGGTCTTAGTGATCCGGTGGTTCTGTATGGAAGGGCCATCGCTCAACGGATAAAAGGTACTCCGGGGATAACAGGCTGATACCGCCCAAGAGTTCATATCGACGGCGGTGTTTGGCACCTCGATGTCGGCTCATCACATCCTGGGGCTGAAGCCGGTCCCAAGGGTATGGCTGTTCGCCATTTAAAGTGGTACGCGAGCTGGGTTTAGAACGTCGTGAGACAGTTCGGTCCCTATCTGCCGTGGACGTTTGAGATTTGAGAGGGGCTGACCTTAGTACGAGAGGACCGGGTTGGACGAACCTCTGGTGTTCCGGTTGTGTCGCCAGACGCATTGCCGGGTAGCTACGTTCGGAAAAGATAACCGCTGAAAGCATCTAAGCGGGAAACTTGCCTCAAGATGAGATCTCACCGGGAGCTTGACTCCCCTAAAGGGCCGTCGAAGACTACGACGTTGATAGGTTGGGTGTGTAAGCGCTGTGAGGCGTTGAGCTAACCAATACTAATTGCCCGTGTGGCTTGACCATATAACACCCAAGCAATCTGGTGTTATCGAGCCAACAGAATCAAACAACTTCGCGAACTTGCGAGATTGCAAATGCCTTAGCTTCTGTCACACATCCAAGCTTTTTAAGCTGCACGCACTGCGGGCAGCAACAAATTGCTTGACGACTATAGAGCATTGGAACCACCTGATCCCATCCCGAACTCAGAAGTGAAACGATGCATCGCCGATGGTAGTGTGGGGCTTCCCCATGTGAGAGTAGGTCATCGTCAAGCACCTATACCAAACACCCTGATCAGCAATGATCAGGGTGTTTTTCTTTGTGCGCTAAAAGCCCTGCTGCGCGCTCCGTCTCGGTTTCTTGTATCTTCTTGCGTCCTGAGCGCAGCGTGACTGTCAGTCCGTTGCGCTGTTCTGGTCTTTCTGGTCTCGCTGGCTGCTAAGCTGATGGCACGACAAGGAGGAAGTATGGGGATATACGACAGATATATACTGCCCAAGCTAATTGATACCGCCTGCGGTATGGGGGATGTCATGAAGCGACGTGCGCGGCTTGTTCCTCAGGCGCATGGCGATGTTCTTGAGATAGGTATCGGAACCGGGCTGAACCTCGCTTACTACGATAAGGCGAAGGTAACTCGGGTGACGGGCGTTGACCCAGCCGCGCAAATGCAGGTTACTGCCAGACAGCGTGCCGCCGATATTGGTATACCGGTCGATATGGTTGCCGTTGATGTGCGCGGTATACACGCGGACGCCAGTCGCTTTGACACTATCGTTATGACGTTTACGCTCTGCAGTATTGCTGATCCGCTGCCGGCCCTGCAGGAGATGAAGCGCGTTCTGGCTGACGGCGGTCGTTTACTTTTTTGCGAGCATGGCCTTGCCCCGGATGTGAGTGTGCAGGGTTGGCAGCGTCGCCTCACGCCGTGGTGGAAGCCGCTCGCAGGAGGCTGCCATCTGGACCGTGATATCCCCGCGCTGATTGCTGAGGCCGGATTTGTGATTGAACAGCTGGACACCGGTTATATAAAAGGGCCACGCCCTATGACGTTCCTCTATGAAGGGGTAGCCAGCAAGTAATGCGAGCGAGCCGTAAACAAAAAGAGCGCCCGAAGGCGCTCTTTTTGTCTGGGCGTTTTGCTCTGCTCAGGCGCGGCCCCATTCGACATCCTGCAGGTGTCGCCACATGATCTTGCCGGTAGGTGACTTGGGAATGCTGTCGCTGAATGACACCATCTGCGGGCACTTGTAGGCTGCCATGTTTTCGTGACACCAGCTGATGATTTCCTGTTCTGTGGTGCTCTCCTGGCCCTTGGCCAATACCACCACCGCTTTGACTGTCTCGCCACGGCGCTCGTGGGGAGCCGAGATGACGCAAACTTCCTGGATGGCTGGATGGGCGTACATGAGC contains:
- a CDS encoding class I SAM-dependent methyltransferase, with translation MGIYDRYILPKLIDTACGMGDVMKRRARLVPQAHGDVLEIGIGTGLNLAYYDKAKVTRVTGVDPAAQMQVTARQRAADIGIPVDMVAVDVRGIHADASRFDTIVMTFTLCSIADPLPALQEMKRVLADGGRLLFCEHGLAPDVSVQGWQRRLTPWWKPLAGGCHLDRDIPALIAEAGFVIEQLDTGYIKGPRPMTFLYEGVASK